The following are encoded in a window of Clostridia bacterium genomic DNA:
- a CDS encoding spore coat associated protein CotJA: MPVMPQLAHAYVPIQYLNCIYPPMKGLESGTIFPELDRPYGTDPEYTVDA; the protein is encoded by the coding sequence ATGCCTGTAATGCCACAGCTGGCTCATGCTTATGTACCTATTCAATACCTTAACTGTATATATCCTCCTATGAAAGGCCTTGAAAGTGGGACTATATTCCCTGAACTTGACAGACCTTACGGGACTGATCCGGAATATACAGTTGATGCATAG
- a CDS encoding polyribonucleotide nucleotidyltransferase, translated as MEKIFSMELAGRKLIVETGKLAQLANGSALIRYGDTVVLSSATASAAPREGIDFFPLSVDYEERLYAVGKIPGGFIKREGKPSEKAILTSRVIDRPIRPLFPKDLRNDVAVVNTVMSVDQDHSPEIAAMIGASIAISVSDIPFKGPIGGVVLGLVDDEIVINPTLAQREVSKMYVTLAGTKDKITMIEAGAKEVSEEIMLEAIRKGHDEIKKIVNFINDIVSEIGKPKFEYVSSDVPEEIFKAVKEFSYRSMREAVLAVDKQDRDEKIRKLTEEVQAKFEEQYPDMKSTISDAIYKLEKKVVREYILEEGKRVDGRKLDEIRPLSAEVSLLPRTHGSGLFQRGQTQVLTTVTLGAMGDVQMLDGLDEEETKRYMHHYNFPGYSVGEAKTSRGPGRREIGHGALAERALEPVIPNEVEFPYAIRLVSEVLMSNGSTSQGSVCGSTLALMDAGVPIKNPVAGISAGLVMDENNSDRFVTFMDIQGIEDFFGDMDFKVAGTKDGITAIQMDIKVEGLNEEIIRQAFELTKKGRYQIIDDVILKAIAEPRKELSPYAPKIFTTNIDPDKIREVIGPGGKMINKIIAETGVKIDIEDDGRVFVATSDTNAGLKALKIIEGIAKEIQPGQVFMGKVMRIMPFGAFVEFLPGKEGLVHISKLDKKRVEKVEDIVKIGDEILVKVMEVDKQGRINLSRKDAMVESEEANKE; from the coding sequence ATGGAAAAAATATTCAGTATGGAGTTGGCAGGAAGAAAGCTGATTGTAGAAACAGGGAAACTGGCTCAATTGGCAAATGGATCAGCGTTAATCAGGTATGGTGATACTGTCGTTCTTTCTTCCGCTACAGCATCAGCAGCTCCAAGGGAGGGAATAGACTTCTTCCCGTTAAGTGTTGATTATGAAGAAAGATTATATGCAGTTGGGAAAATTCCTGGGGGCTTTATCAAAAGAGAGGGTAAACCTTCAGAAAAAGCAATACTTACATCCAGGGTTATCGATAGACCTATCAGACCCCTTTTTCCAAAGGACTTAAGAAATGATGTAGCTGTGGTAAATACAGTAATGTCAGTTGATCAGGATCATTCACCGGAAATTGCGGCAATGATTGGTGCTTCCATAGCAATATCAGTATCCGATATCCCGTTTAAAGGACCTATCGGTGGAGTAGTTTTAGGTCTGGTTGATGATGAAATTGTTATTAACCCTACCTTGGCACAGAGGGAAGTAAGCAAGATGTATGTTACTCTTGCCGGAACAAAAGACAAAATTACCATGATCGAGGCTGGAGCCAAGGAAGTTTCGGAAGAAATAATGCTTGAGGCAATCAGGAAAGGTCATGATGAAATAAAGAAAATAGTTAATTTCATAAATGACATCGTCAGTGAAATAGGTAAACCTAAGTTTGAATATGTATCATCTGATGTTCCGGAGGAAATATTCAAGGCTGTTAAAGAGTTTTCATACCGGTCAATGAGAGAGGCTGTTCTTGCGGTAGACAAGCAGGATAGGGATGAAAAAATAAGAAAGCTGACTGAAGAAGTTCAGGCAAAATTTGAAGAACAGTATCCGGATATGAAATCTACTATATCTGATGCAATTTATAAACTTGAGAAAAAGGTAGTGAGAGAATATATTCTGGAAGAGGGCAAGAGGGTAGATGGCAGAAAGTTGGATGAAATCAGACCGTTATCTGCAGAAGTATCCTTACTGCCAAGGACTCACGGTTCAGGATTATTCCAGCGCGGGCAGACACAGGTTCTCACAACTGTAACCCTTGGTGCTATGGGGGATGTGCAGATGCTGGACGGACTGGATGAAGAAGAGACCAAAAGGTATATGCATCATTATAATTTCCCAGGCTACAGTGTAGGTGAAGCAAAAACTTCAAGGGGACCCGGCAGAAGGGAAATAGGTCATGGTGCACTTGCTGAAAGGGCTTTAGAACCAGTTATTCCGAATGAAGTGGAATTCCCTTATGCTATAAGGCTGGTATCTGAAGTATTAATGTCAAACGGATCGACATCACAGGGGAGTGTTTGCGGAAGCACTTTAGCACTCATGGATGCCGGTGTGCCTATTAAGAATCCGGTTGCAGGTATTTCAGCAGGATTGGTAATGGATGAAAACAATTCTGATAGGTTCGTTACTTTTATGGATATCCAGGGCATAGAAGACTTCTTTGGAGACATGGATTTCAAGGTTGCTGGTACAAAGGACGGTATTACTGCAATACAAATGGACATAAAAGTTGAAGGATTAAATGAAGAAATAATAAGACAAGCTTTTGAATTGACCAAAAAGGGCCGTTATCAAATTATTGATGATGTTATTTTGAAAGCTATAGCTGAACCAAGAAAAGAACTTTCGCCTTATGCACCAAAGATATTTACTACCAATATTGATCCGGATAAGATCAGAGAGGTAATTGGCCCAGGCGGCAAGATGATAAATAAGATAATCGCAGAAACAGGAGTAAAGATAGATATTGAAGACGATGGAAGGGTTTTTGTTGCCACTTCCGATACGAATGCAGGCTTGAAGGCTCTAAAAATCATAGAGGGGATTGCGAAAGAAATCCAACCCGGACAGGTTTTCATGGGCAAAGTTATGCGTATAATGCCTTTTGGCGCATTTGTAGAGTTTTTACCCGGCAAGGAAGGCCTAGTTCATATTTCAAAGCTTGATAAAAAGCGTGTAGAAAAAGTTGAAGACATTGTTAAGATAGGTGACGAAATACTGGTAAAAGTGATGGAAGTTGATAAACAGGGTAGGATCAATCTTTCTCGAAAAGATGCCATGGTAGAAAGTGAAGAAGCAAATAAAGAATAA
- a CDS encoding spore coat protein CotJB encodes MDMNREQLLKEVMAADFTVIDLHLYLDTHPCDSRALAIYNSAVQRSNMLRIQFERLYGPLTPMTPNLGNKWRWIEDPWPWERGI; translated from the coding sequence ATGGACATGAATCGTGAACAACTTTTAAAAGAAGTAATGGCTGCAGATTTTACCGTTATAGACTTACACCTGTATCTTGATACTCACCCTTGTGATAGCAGGGCATTAGCCATATATAACAGTGCAGTTCAGAGGTCGAACATGCTCAGAATACAGTTTGAAAGACTGTATGGACCATTGACTCCAATGACACCAAATTTAGGGAACAAATGGCGTTGGATAGAAGATCCGTGGCCTTGGGAAAGGGGGATATAG
- the dpsA gene encoding dipicolinate synthase subunit DpsA: MGKMKFTVIGGDLRSVKLANQLQADGNRVYIYGYDNAGFDLGMEESQDLLHAIEESDVVIGPIPCTNDNETINAPFNTEKIYISDILKKMSKNQLFVAGRLSEKILHQSQVYNVYSIDLLEREEMAVLNAIPTAEGAIQIAMEEMPITLHDCNAMVLGFGRIGKILGKMLQGIGANVFVEARKYSDIAWIKSYSYNPVFITHIDDYLPKMDVIFNTIPHVLLDTDALKKIKPEGLIIDLASKPGGVDFEGAKSMGLKAIWALSLPGKVAPVTAAKFIKETVYNIIDELGV; this comes from the coding sequence ATGGGAAAAATGAAATTTACTGTTATCGGAGGCGACTTACGAAGTGTTAAACTAGCCAATCAATTACAGGCTGATGGTAACAGAGTTTACATATATGGGTATGACAACGCGGGTTTTGATTTGGGAATGGAAGAAAGCCAGGATCTATTACATGCTATTGAGGAATCTGATGTGGTTATCGGACCTATACCTTGTACAAATGACAACGAAACAATAAACGCTCCCTTTAACACTGAAAAAATTTACATAAGTGATATTTTGAAAAAAATGTCTAAAAACCAACTCTTTGTCGCAGGTAGGTTGAGTGAGAAGATACTTCATCAGTCACAAGTCTATAATGTATATTCTATTGATTTGCTGGAAAGAGAAGAGATGGCAGTATTGAATGCAATACCTACAGCTGAGGGTGCTATTCAGATTGCTATGGAAGAAATGCCGATAACTCTTCATGATTGTAATGCTATGGTATTAGGCTTTGGAAGGATAGGAAAGATTTTAGGCAAGATGCTCCAGGGAATAGGTGCAAACGTTTTTGTAGAAGCCAGAAAATACTCAGATATAGCATGGATAAAGAGTTATAGCTATAACCCCGTTTTTATTACTCATATTGATGATTACCTCCCTAAAATGGATGTAATATTCAATACCATACCCCACGTATTGCTCGATACTGATGCATTGAAAAAAATCAAACCTGAGGGGTTGATTATTGATTTGGCATCCAAACCCGGAGGTGTAGATTTTGAAGGAGCAAAATCAATGGGTTTAAAGGCAATATGGGCATTATCTTTACCTGGCAAGGTTGCACCTGTAACTGCTGCGAAGTTTATAAAAGAAACAGTATATAATATAATTGATGAGTTGGGGGTATAG
- a CDS encoding amidohydrolase family protein: MIIDTHVHIGNAIGKCMTKEMVIESMERYEIDFSLVSNLSSVEYDGDLNPIPMILQKSQLASFEESIDFARRHPDMIGILPWIKPATERPDEDFWRLMEENSDIVYGIKVHPFHSKTYFDSPKMESYIQLAQKFHIPVFSHTGGCEEAHPIHVYNMAVKYPDVNFVMVHMGLGTDNQEAIELLGKAPNLYADTTWVPISSIIEIVKNFGSDRVFFGSDNPIDGVDTYHHNPKGELSVYQQYFNELERKIGSEHYQNIMYKNAMNVLGVKIKNRESLL, from the coding sequence TTGATAATCGATACACATGTACATATAGGAAATGCTATAGGTAAATGCATGACAAAAGAGATGGTAATAGAATCAATGGAAAGATATGAAATCGACTTTTCATTGGTATCGAATTTATCATCTGTAGAATATGATGGTGATTTAAATCCAATACCAATGATTTTGCAAAAAAGCCAGCTAGCTTCCTTTGAAGAAAGCATAGACTTTGCGAGAAGACATCCGGATATGATTGGAATATTGCCATGGATAAAGCCTGCAACAGAAAGACCGGATGAGGATTTCTGGCGGCTGATGGAAGAAAATTCGGACATAGTATATGGTATAAAGGTACATCCCTTCCATTCTAAGACTTATTTCGATTCTCCTAAGATGGAATCGTATATCCAATTGGCTCAGAAATTTCATATACCGGTTTTTAGCCATACAGGGGGGTGCGAAGAAGCACATCCGATACATGTATATAATATGGCGGTAAAGTATCCGGACGTCAATTTTGTTATGGTTCATATGGGATTAGGTACAGACAATCAGGAGGCAATAGAATTATTGGGAAAAGCCCCAAATTTATACGCAGATACAACATGGGTACCCATAAGTAGTATTATTGAAATAGTTAAGAATTTCGGGAGTGATCGAGTGTTTTTTGGTAGTGACAATCCTATAGATGGTGTAGATACCTATCACCATAATCCAAAGGGAGAGTTATCTGTTTATCAGCAGTATTTTAATGAACTGGAACGAAAAATCGGATCGGAGCACTATCAGAACATAATGTATAAAAATGCAATGAATGTACTAGGGGTAAAAATAAAGAATAGAGAGAGTTTGCTATAA
- a CDS encoding insulinase family protein — MFKKTTLDNGIRIVCEKIPHVRSVSVGIWVGTGSRTENKDNNGISHFIEHMLFKGTEKRSAKEIAESIDSIGGQLNAFTGKECTCYYAKTLDTHFDIAFDVLSDMFFNSKFEAKDIDVERRVILEEIGMYEDSPEELVHDILSETVWDGNSLGYPILGRQQSLDNINRDIIKQYIEDNYIPSNVVISVAGNYDDEKLIDTVKKYFGSWKPGNKKTTDFEKVKFLSGFKIKEKDTEQAHVCLGFEGIEHGNDDLYTLLAINNIFGGGMSSRLFQKIREEKGLAYSIYSYPSSYKNTGLFTIYAGMNPEHINTVTELIIQEIRTLKENGLKKEDIDKSREQLKGNYILGLESTSSRMNSIGKSELLLGKIHSPEEILKKIDNISLDNVETIINRILDLKNASFTLVGNVKNDIKFHELIK; from the coding sequence ATGTTTAAGAAGACAACACTGGATAATGGCATAAGAATAGTTTGTGAAAAAATCCCGCATGTCAGGTCTGTTTCTGTAGGAATATGGGTTGGAACCGGGTCCAGGACTGAGAATAAGGATAATAACGGGATATCACACTTTATTGAGCATATGCTTTTTAAAGGTACAGAGAAAAGAAGTGCTAAGGAGATCGCCGAGAGTATCGATAGCATCGGTGGGCAGCTAAATGCTTTTACAGGTAAGGAATGTACATGCTATTATGCTAAAACTCTGGATACACACTTTGATATAGCATTTGATGTACTTTCAGACATGTTTTTCAATTCCAAATTTGAGGCAAAGGATATTGATGTTGAAAGAAGAGTAATATTGGAAGAGATAGGCATGTACGAAGATTCGCCTGAAGAACTTGTCCATGATATCCTATCGGAAACTGTGTGGGATGGAAATTCACTGGGATACCCCATACTAGGCAGGCAGCAGAGTCTGGATAATATTAATCGTGATATAATAAAACAGTATATTGAGGATAACTATATACCTTCAAATGTTGTAATCTCTGTTGCAGGAAACTATGACGATGAAAAACTTATTGATACGGTAAAGAAATATTTCGGCAGTTGGAAACCTGGAAATAAAAAAACAACGGATTTTGAAAAGGTCAAATTTCTATCTGGCTTTAAAATAAAAGAGAAAGATACTGAACAAGCTCACGTATGTCTCGGATTTGAAGGTATAGAGCATGGAAACGATGACCTTTACACATTACTGGCGATAAACAACATTTTCGGCGGGGGGATGAGCTCCAGGCTATTCCAGAAAATACGGGAAGAAAAAGGCCTCGCATATTCTATTTATTCGTATCCGTCTTCTTATAAAAATACGGGACTGTTCACTATATATGCGGGTATGAACCCTGAACATATAAATACGGTTACTGAGTTAATCATACAGGAAATTAGAACTTTAAAGGAAAATGGTTTAAAGAAAGAAGATATAGATAAATCCAGAGAACAGCTAAAAGGTAACTATATTTTAGGTCTTGAGAGTACAAGCAGTAGAATGAACAGTATCGGGAAGTCAGAGTTACTTCTTGGGAAAATTCATAGTCCGGAAGAAATACTTAAGAAGATTGATAATATCAGCCTGGATAATGTAGAGACTATTATTAACAGGATCCTGGATTTGAAAAATGCCAGTTTTACACTGGTAGGCAATGTGAAAAATGATATCAAATTTCATGAATTAATAAAATAA
- a CDS encoding EAL domain-containing protein has product MFKKLGTCLVFIILTFFTYVNVSANPIEIKYQVEKNYPPFKFVNGSYLTGFDIEFGSLIFNSEDYKIEYSTDIWENVYARLKNGEIDTCGLLSITNERKKEIIYSEPVLKTHQALFTSKGRQGINLDNLRAFKVMVMKGSYSERVLKDTLGVDKYITYTDVSIALDELVEKRVDAIFGNREVINFTLLSKGIVGEVECLRTEKFNIDFAYGINKDKPELAEYINARIKSLKKSGVFEELYQKYFFDHSDYYKESLKQKWIAGFVIVAVLIFVLVVIIQRYIEFLRKRIRGATRELLKQKNFLNSIVDNANIMIVIWDMEGNLIKFNKFSEARTGFREEEVLGQKWFDVIIPRDIYNEMIDAFERIKKGELAVNHENPILCKDGRLIDILWNNSILYDASGNQEVVISTGVDITDRKKTERKLMESFEALEAAHEELSATEEELKSNYFELQKSRDALSESEERYRLAVEGSNDALWDFDVLTNRLFISARGKQIAGYSKDEELENEMFIELIHPDDKAKYLQYMRSFFTGKEKSAQLEYRIISQDGNTVWVLSRGKGIWDSSGKLVRVAGSFMDITIRKEAEREIHQLAYYDTLTHLPNRVLLIDRLNMVLAESKRNKNMGALLYLDLDNFKTINDTQGHAFGDELLKKISDKLKYCVREYDTVARLGGDEFVILQPRINAADDAVRLAGRIISAIQEPWVISGRDYYITCSIGITIYPNDGKDGPTLLKNADMAMYTAKELGRNNYQLYEKNMNVRIMEKLVMENDMRRAIDRNEFVVFYQPQIDIATGAITGVEALIRWVHPEHGMIPPLKFIPLAEETGLVITIGEWVLRTACKQNRKWRSEGIENLNMAVNLSARQFQQKDLVEMISRVLEETGMTPELLELEITESIAMQDLNYTMTVLNSLRDMGIRVSLDDFGTGYSSLNYLKNLPISTLKIDKHFVQEITNNSKEEAIAKAVISMAHSMMLSVTAEGVETVDQLTFLKEQGCDKVQGYFFSKPLPAEELEALLKQDRILHP; this is encoded by the coding sequence ATGTTTAAAAAACTGGGAACCTGTCTTGTATTTATAATCCTGACTTTTTTCACATATGTCAATGTTAGTGCAAATCCTATAGAAATCAAATACCAGGTCGAGAAGAACTATCCTCCGTTCAAGTTTGTAAATGGTAGTTACTTAACAGGGTTTGACATTGAATTCGGGAGTCTTATTTTCAATAGTGAGGACTATAAAATAGAATACTCAACCGATATATGGGAAAATGTCTATGCCAGACTAAAAAACGGTGAAATAGATACATGTGGCCTATTATCCATAACCAATGAACGGAAAAAGGAAATAATATATTCCGAACCTGTACTGAAAACTCATCAGGCACTTTTCACAAGTAAAGGAAGGCAGGGAATCAATCTTGATAATTTGCGTGCATTCAAGGTTATGGTAATGAAAGGCTCTTATAGTGAGAGGGTTTTAAAGGACACTTTGGGGGTGGATAAATATATAACCTACACTGATGTGAGCATAGCGCTAGATGAGCTTGTTGAAAAGCGTGTAGATGCTATTTTTGGAAATAGGGAAGTGATTAATTTCACTTTGTTAAGTAAGGGAATAGTGGGAGAGGTTGAATGCTTAAGGACAGAGAAGTTCAATATAGACTTTGCATATGGGATAAATAAAGACAAACCAGAATTAGCTGAGTACATAAACGCCAGAATCAAATCCTTGAAAAAATCCGGAGTATTTGAGGAACTTTATCAGAAGTATTTTTTCGATCATTCCGATTATTATAAAGAGTCATTAAAGCAAAAGTGGATAGCTGGTTTTGTAATTGTAGCAGTACTTATATTTGTGCTGGTCGTTATCATTCAGAGGTATATAGAATTCTTGAGAAAAAGGATCAGAGGGGCAACCAGGGAGTTGTTGAAACAAAAAAACTTTCTTAATAGTATTGTTGATAATGCAAATATTATGATTGTTATCTGGGATATGGAAGGCAATCTGATAAAATTCAACAAATTTTCTGAAGCCAGGACAGGATTTAGAGAAGAAGAAGTGCTAGGGCAAAAGTGGTTCGATGTCATAATTCCACGCGATATATATAATGAGATGATAGATGCTTTTGAAAGAATAAAAAAGGGTGAGCTGGCTGTTAACCATGAAAACCCTATTCTTTGCAAAGATGGAAGGTTGATCGACATTCTTTGGAATAACAGCATTCTATATGATGCCTCAGGAAATCAGGAGGTAGTGATATCAACTGGTGTAGATATCACAGATCGGAAAAAGACTGAAAGAAAGCTTATGGAAAGCTTTGAGGCGTTAGAGGCTGCGCATGAAGAACTGTCTGCTACTGAGGAGGAATTAAAGTCAAATTACTTTGAACTGCAAAAAAGCAGGGATGCATTGAGTGAAAGTGAAGAACGCTACAGGCTTGCTGTAGAAGGGTCAAATGATGCTCTCTGGGATTTTGACGTTCTGACTAACAGACTGTTCATATCGGCGCGTGGCAAGCAGATTGCAGGTTATTCAAAGGATGAAGAGTTGGAAAATGAGATGTTTATTGAACTCATCCATCCTGATGACAAGGCAAAATACCTACAGTATATGCGGTCGTTTTTTACCGGTAAAGAAAAAAGTGCACAGCTTGAATACAGAATAATCTCGCAGGACGGAAACACAGTATGGGTATTGAGCAGGGGTAAAGGAATATGGGATTCTTCAGGAAAACTTGTCAGAGTTGCAGGGTCCTTTATGGATATAACTATAAGGAAAGAAGCTGAGAGAGAAATCCATCAGCTTGCATATTATGATACATTGACACATCTGCCAAACAGAGTACTCCTGATAGACAGGCTTAATATGGTGCTTGCGGAATCCAAAAGAAATAAGAATATGGGTGCACTATTATATCTAGATCTGGATAATTTCAAGACGATAAACGATACTCAGGGTCATGCGTTTGGAGATGAGCTTCTTAAAAAGATTTCCGACAAATTGAAGTATTGTGTACGTGAGTATGATACAGTGGCGCGTTTGGGAGGGGATGAGTTTGTAATACTTCAGCCCAGAATAAATGCAGCCGATGATGCTGTTCGTCTTGCGGGCAGGATCATAAGCGCCATACAGGAACCATGGGTCATCAGCGGCAGAGACTACTATATTACATGCAGTATAGGGATTACTATATATCCGAATGACGGGAAAGATGGGCCTACATTGTTGAAAAATGCCGATATGGCCATGTATACTGCTAAGGAACTTGGCCGCAACAACTATCAGTTATATGAAAAGAATATGAATGTCAGAATAATGGAAAAGCTTGTCATGGAAAATGATATGAGAAGGGCAATAGATAGGAATGAGTTTGTAGTCTTTTACCAGCCACAGATTGATATTGCTACAGGAGCAATTACAGGTGTGGAAGCATTGATACGATGGGTTCATCCTGAACACGGCATGATTCCGCCGCTAAAATTTATTCCTTTAGCAGAGGAGACAGGTTTAGTTATAACAATAGGAGAATGGGTGCTGCGGACAGCGTGTAAACAAAACAGAAAGTGGAGAAGCGAAGGGATAGAAAATCTGAATATGGCAGTGAATCTTTCTGCGCGTCAATTCCAGCAAAAAGACCTGGTTGAAATGATAAGCAGGGTTTTGGAGGAAACCGGCATGACTCCTGAATTACTGGAGCTGGAAATTACTGAGAGTATAGCGATGCAGGACCTGAATTACACGATGACTGTCCTGAACAGCCTGAGGGATATGGGTATAAGGGTTTCGCTAGACGATTTCGGCACAGGTTATTCATCGCTTAATTACCTGAAAAATTTACCAATAAGCACATTGAAAATTGATAAGCATTTCGTGCAGGAGATTACCAATAATTCGAAAGAGGAAGCTATAGCAAAAGCTGTTATTTCTATGGCACACAGTATGATGCTTAGTGTAACTGCTGAAGGTGTAGAAACGGTAGACCAGTTGACATTCCTCAAAGAGCAGGGGTGTGACAAGGTGCAGGGGTACTTTTTCAGCAAGCCTTTGCCGGCAGAAGAACTTGAGGCATTGCTGAAACAGGATAGAATACTCCATCCGTAG
- a CDS encoding carbon-nitrogen hydrolase family protein, producing MKERFKLAVCQMEVTEDKKENIKKAVCLIKEAAENKAELVVLPEMFNCPYDNKMFPIFAEELDGGETVTALKEAAAQAGVYVAAGSIPESSENKIYNTSIIFDKKGSIIAKHRKMHLFDINIPGKIVFKESDILAPGDEVTVVDTELCKLGIAICYDMRFPELFRIMALKGAELVLVPGAFNMVTGPAHWESLIRIRAVDNQVYVAAASPARNINSGYVAYGNSMIAEPWGNIISRTDERESIIYADIDSAHMEKVRNELPLLKNRRTDIYELKEK from the coding sequence ATGAAAGAAAGATTTAAACTTGCGGTTTGCCAGATGGAAGTCACGGAAGACAAAAAGGAAAACATAAAAAAGGCTGTTTGCTTAATAAAAGAAGCAGCTGAAAATAAAGCTGAACTTGTTGTATTACCGGAAATGTTCAACTGTCCCTATGATAACAAAATGTTTCCTATATTTGCTGAAGAATTAGATGGCGGTGAGACAGTAACTGCTTTAAAAGAGGCTGCAGCACAGGCAGGTGTTTACGTAGCAGCGGGTTCAATACCTGAATCAAGTGAAAACAAAATATATAATACCAGCATTATATTTGACAAAAAAGGCAGTATTATCGCAAAGCACAGGAAAATGCATCTGTTTGATATTAATATACCCGGAAAGATAGTATTTAAGGAATCTGATATACTTGCACCCGGGGATGAGGTTACTGTGGTAGACACTGAACTGTGTAAATTGGGCATTGCAATATGCTACGATATGAGATTTCCTGAATTATTCAGGATTATGGCATTAAAGGGGGCGGAACTCGTTTTGGTGCCCGGTGCCTTCAATATGGTTACAGGACCGGCACACTGGGAATCTTTGATACGTATCAGGGCAGTAGACAATCAGGTTTATGTAGCGGCAGCATCACCTGCAAGAAATATAAATTCCGGCTATGTAGCTTATGGAAATTCCATGATAGCTGAGCCTTGGGGAAATATCATATCAAGAACTGATGAACGTGAGAGTATAATATACGCAGATATTGATTCGGCTCATATGGAAAAGGTGCGGAATGAACTGCCGCTACTTAAAAATCGCCGGACTGATATATATGAATTGAAAGAAAAATAA
- a CDS encoding manganese catalase family protein, with translation MWIYEKKLEYPVKIKTCNPKMAKYIITQYGGPDGELAASLRYLSQRFSMPTEEAKAILNDIGTEEMAHLEMVGSMVYQLTKGVPADVLEKEGLGAYYSDHDHAIYPVSAAGVPFTAAYIQSKGDPIADLHEDLAAEQKARATYENLINLTDDPDVIDPLRFLREREVVHFQRFGEALRIVEEKLAQKNFYIKKTY, from the coding sequence ATGTGGATTTATGAGAAAAAACTTGAATATCCTGTTAAGATAAAAACATGCAACCCAAAAATGGCAAAATACATTATAACTCAATATGGCGGGCCGGATGGAGAATTGGCAGCTTCCTTGAGATATCTCAGTCAGAGATTCAGCATGCCTACGGAGGAAGCAAAGGCTATCTTAAATGACATAGGTACCGAAGAAATGGCCCATTTAGAAATGGTCGGTTCCATGGTATACCAGCTTACAAAGGGAGTCCCTGCGGATGTTCTTGAAAAAGAGGGTTTGGGTGCATATTACTCAGACCATGATCATGCAATATATCCTGTAAGTGCAGCCGGAGTGCCATTTACAGCAGCATATATCCAATCAAAAGGGGACCCTATTGCCGATTTGCATGAAGATCTTGCGGCTGAGCAAAAGGCAAGAGCTACTTATGAAAACCTGATTAATCTTACTGATGACCCTGATGTAATTGACCCTTTGAGATTTTTGAGAGAAAGAGAAGTAGTACATTTCCAGCGGTTTGGTGAAGCTCTGAGGATTGTTGAGGAAAAGCTGGCTCAAAAGAATTTTTATATTAAGAAGACGTATTAG
- the rpsO gene encoding 30S ribosomal protein S15: MFKEQKQEIIGKFKIHENDTGSPEVQIAILTERINHLNDHLKVHKKDHHSRRGLLKMVGQRRGLLNYLQNNDIDRYRSIVEKLSLRK, encoded by the coding sequence ATGTTTAAAGAACAGAAACAAGAAATTATCGGAAAGTTTAAAATTCACGAGAATGACACAGGGTCACCTGAGGTTCAGATTGCAATTCTTACAGAAAGAATCAATCATTTGAACGACCACTTGAAGGTACACAAGAAAGACCATCATTCAAGAAGAGGTCTTTTAAAGATGGTTGGACAGAGAAGAGGGCTGTTGAACTATCTTCAGAACAACGATATTGACAGATATCGTTCAATAGTTGAAAAGCTTAGCCTTAGAAAATAA
- a CDS encoding TIGR03905 family TSCPD domain-containing protein: protein MKDFTYKTRLVCSRGITFSVEDGVLMSVKFSMGCPGSLQGIGSLVEGMAVVEVIRRLKGIDCMNKGTSCPDQLAKALEEYVEAEKNKVC from the coding sequence ATGAAGGATTTTACCTATAAGACCAGGTTGGTTTGTTCAAGAGGGATAACATTTTCTGTCGAAGACGGGGTGTTAATGAGTGTTAAATTCAGTATGGGATGTCCGGGAAGCCTTCAGGGAATAGGGAGCCTTGTGGAAGGGATGGCAGTTGTTGAGGTAATTAGGCGTCTCAAAGGTATTGATTGCATGAACAAGGGTACATCATGTCCGGATCAACTGGCAAAGGCTTTGGAAGAGTATGTTGAAGCTGAAAAAAATAAAGTATGTTGA